From Trichoderma atroviride chromosome 1, complete sequence, one genomic window encodes:
- a CDS encoding uncharacterized protein (EggNog:ENOG41) — MPPKKATGSDTASISGLSETEFRFIKAIFDNMTQKPDADWDKVAGDLGLKDAKCAKERFRQMSVRHGWRPSAQAAAPGSSLGKGKKGKDVTSPSGDGKVTKKPRGRTPKKAVVKKDESEDDDEKKSEEDDDVKMGVKSEDEDGVPF, encoded by the coding sequence ATGCCTCCCAAGAAAGCAACGGGCTCCGACACCGCCTCCATCAGCGGCCTCAGCGAGACCGAATTCCGCTTCATCAAAGCCATCTTCGACAACATGACCCAAAAGCCCGACGCCGACTGGGACAAGGTCGCCGGCGACCTAGGCCTCAAGGACGCAAAATGTGCCAAGGAGCGCTTCCGCCAGATGTCTGTCCGCCACGGCTGGCGCCCCAGCGCCCAGGCCGCTGCGCCGGGCAGCAGTCTCGgcaaggggaagaagggcaaggatgTCACTAGTCCTTCTGGTGATGGCAAGGTGACCAAGAAGCCAAGAGGGAGAACCCCGAAGAAGGCGGTTGTCAAGAAGGATGAGagtgaggatgacgatgagaagaagagcgaagaggatgacgatgttAAGATGGGTGTGAAGtcggaggatgaggatggtgTTCCTTTTTGA
- a CDS encoding uncharacterized protein (EggNog:ENOG41), with translation MSKQDPAEQVRFLVSCIGHTTNGRPDFTLVAEELGIVTKAAAQKRYERMLKANGVNSSKPAAAKSDAGDDKTPTTPVKRKPAGASGGSAKKRAKATKKEESDDDVKDPKLVSKPAKGVKKEPKKEPKKEPKDEYESPLSDAPDSGADSDAGTSFDST, from the exons ATGTCTAAGCAAGATCCAGCTGAACAAGTCCGCTTCCTTGTGTCCTGTATTGGTCACACCACTAATGGAAGA CCCGACTTCACTCTTGTCGCTGAAGAGCTCGGAATCGTCACCAAGGCCGCCGC CCAGAAGAGATATGAGCGGATGCTCAAGGCCAACGGAGTGAATTCTTCCAAGCCAGCAGCTGCCAAATCCGACGCCGGAGATGACAAGACGCCGACTACTCCGGTCAAACGCAAGCCGGCTGGTGCGTCTGGAGGCAGCGCCAAGAAGAGGGCCAAGGCTActaagaaagaagagagcgacgatgatgtgAAAGATCCGAAGTTGGTCTCCAAGCCTGCCAAGGGTGTGAAGAAGgagcccaagaaggagcccaagaaggagcCAAAGGATGAATACGAGTCACCTCTTTCTG ATGCCCCCGACTCAGGCGCGGACTCTGACGCTGGCACAAGCTTTGACTCGACCTAG
- a CDS encoding uncharacterized protein (EggNog:ENOG41) has product MSRQLDLHYRTIEQNIEEFKTQSKTMNTMIGAQADNLAATITMVSHLSQVVTNLPMALNQVVYTAVQQQAQQAIRDIMFAQQQAMFSVSDVSGTRQSVSSDESFSHYARHHRGLGFKFMPSMHHSNSSSNSTASSTKRGFRYSLKRLFRSSK; this is encoded by the coding sequence ATGAGCCGCCAACTTGATCTTCATTATCGCACCATTGAACAGAATATCGAAGAGTTCAAGACACAGTCCAAGACTATGAACACCATGATCGGAGCTCAAGCCGATAACCTCGCCGCAACCATTACCATGGTCAGCCACCTCTCGCAAGTCGTCACCAATCTCCCCATGGCTCTCAACCAAGTGGTCTACACTGCAGTCCAGCAACAAGCTCAGCAAGCTATCCGCGACATCATGTTTGCTCAACAACAGGCCATGTTTTCTGTCTCTGACGTTTCTGGAACCAGACAGTCTGTCTCCAGCGATGAGAGCTTCAGTCACTACGCTCGTCATCATCGAGGCTTGGGATTTAAGTTCATGCCATCAATGCATCATAGCAATAGCTCTTCCAACAGCACTGCTTCGAGTACAAAGCGTGGCTTCAGATACAGTTTGAAGAGGCTCTTTAGATCTAGCAAGTAG
- a CDS encoding uncharacterized protein (EggNog:ENOG41), with the protein MNKNWNDRADKDLFFTILSVKNIGVISGAEWTTIGNYMRGLGYGFTNEGCRQHFQGLRRAQNKNEADGSHSDSARRADPTLNPITRRPGPGRGRPRKSQASEAAQPGTNDADGTADADASPTAVPVSAPVTISPTAPTMLPVPMLPGPMVPNNSMPGQGPEMASHAMPIQQNQHPQLQSQHPHQHQFQHQHFQQLQHQSQIPPQLKEEMLKAEMSEGVELSAQASNHIDSSHLAESEADAEADSATSQDQLQLDTVQSGDEDPDEHPAKRQRLDPHDLTQDSALDDEAVLALAAHNGTDATDPYPTDFGYREA; encoded by the exons ATGAACAAGAACTGGAATGACAGGGCAGATAAAGATCTGTTCTTCACCATCTTATCCGTCAAAAACATTGGCGTGATTAGCGGAGCGGAATGGACCACCATCGGCAATTATATGCGCGGCCTCGGCTATGGCTTTACCAATGAAGGATGTCG ACAGCACTTTCAAGGGCTCAGGAGAgcccaaaacaaaaatgaaGCTGATGGCTCTCACTCTGATAGCGCTAGGCGCGCAGACCCAACCCTGAATCCCATAACGAGAAGACCAGGCCCTGGTCGAGGCCGCCCTCGCAAGTCACAAGCTTCAGAAGCAGCTCAGCCCGGCACAAACGATGCTGATGGtactgctgatgctgatgcctCTCCCACTGCTGTTCCTGTTAGCGCTCCCGTTACCATCTCTCCTACTGCCCCTACGATGCTTCCTGTGCCTATGTTGCCAGGGCCTATGGTGCCTAATAACTCTATGCCCGGCCAGGGACCAGAGATGGCCTCTCATGCCATGCCTATCCAACAGAACCAACATCCGCAACTTCAGTCTCAACACCCCCATCAACACCAGtttcagcatcagcatttTCAGCAATTACAACATCAGTCTCAGATTCCACCCCAGCTCAAAGAGGAGATGCTCAAAGCGGAGATGTCTGAAGGCGTCGAACTCTCTGCTCAAGCTTCAAATCATATTGATTCCAGCCATCTAGCCGAGTCCGAGGCTGACGCTGAGGCTGACTCGGCAACTTCTCAAGACCAACTTCAGCTAGATACCGTACAGAGTGGCGATGAAGACCCAGATGAACATCCTGCCAAGCGCCAGAGACTGGATCCTCATGACCTAACCCAAGATTCAGCtctcgacgacgaggccgttTTAGCTTTGGCTGCGCATAACGGCACAGATGCGACAGACCCATATCCAACAGA TTTTGGATACCGAGAAGCATAG
- a CDS encoding uncharacterized protein (EggNog:ENOG41), with amino-acid sequence MGTPAKKTPSKRTAAHDRRSPSKALKLEQNAIAEKVKTPTSAPRDTTYSHNLPTDEQKKGNGRVTGRSLIMWNRPRMAEKLILHLHYECVRHKVNIPWDAIAHRLRPGSSGAAVLQHVNRLRKELLAEGHMVPPPAQKASPLAPFDPSIRGYVRDPSGDDKHATRAVRFDEKLDDAKINLPDALDALEEVEEEDSAYMSFSTVEDDIHVPITPTPVRHAAPRRPVSAPHYSTNARNLQLGTGEDAQLFNIAPPNFTHSRTEKGMQPQGAKIASPIEKQTQQMMSEGNVFDPFAGHFSYPPVRPTHGQVSPSGQVPLEGGQQPFIMANPFLSHYTGFYGQLPAFQPETSRPMAESPNGQKLDEFDGYYE; translated from the exons ATGGGTACTCCGGCTAAAAAGACCCCTTCCAAGCGCACGGCTGCTCACGATCGCCGCTCGCCTTCCAAGGCATTGAAGCTCGAGCAGAATGCCATTGCTGAGAAAGTCAAGACTCCGACTTCTGCTCCGCGGGATACTACTTATTCCCACAATCTTCCTACTGATGAGCAGAAGAAAGGCAATGGACGAGTCACTGGACGCAGCCTGATTATGTGGAACC GTCCTCGCATGGCTGAGAAGCTCATTCTCCACCTTCATTATGAATGTGTCCGCCACAAGGTCAACATTCCGTGGGATGCCATTGCTCATCGCCTCCGTCCTGGCTCATCGGGTGCGGCAGTCTTGCAGCACGTCAATCGCCTCCGCAAGGAGCTTCTTGCTGAGGGACACATGGTTCCCCCCCCTGCCCAAAAAGCATCTCCTCTTGCTCCGTTTGATCCCAGCATCAGAGGCTATGTTCGTGATCCCTCTGGGGATGATAAGCATGCTACTCGAGCTGTACGCTTCGATGAGAAGCTGGATGATGCCAAGATCAACCTTCCCGACGCTCTTGATGCATTGGAagaagtcgaagaagaagactctgCTTATATGTCGTTTTCTACTGTTGAGGACGACATTCACGTCCCGATCACACCGACTCCTGTCCGACATGCGGCTCCACGTCGCCCTGTGTCTGCTCCTCACTACAGCACGAACGCTCGCAACCTCCAACTCGGAactggagaagatgcccaGCTTTTTAATATTGCCCCTCCCAATTTCACGCACAGCCGTACTGAA aagggaatGCAGCCTCAAGGTGCCAAGATTGCCTCTCCAATTGAGAAGCAGACTCAGCAAATGATGAGTGAAGGCAATGTCTTCGATCCTTTTGCGGGACACTTCTCGTATCCTCCCGTTAGACCTACTCATGGACAGGTCAGCCCTAGCGGTCAAGTGCCTCTTGAAggcggccagcagccctTTATCATGGCAAATCCTTTCTTGTCCCACTACACAGGCTTCTACG GCCAGCTCCCAGCGTTTCAGCCGGAGACTTCGCGACCCATGGCAGAGAGTCCCAACGGACAGAAGCTTGACGAATTTGAT GGATACTACGAGTAA
- a CDS encoding uncharacterized protein (BUSCO:EOG092D19VF): MQRALASRARASVVSGAYKYRSGSSLGQQVRFAHKELKFGVEARASLLAGADTLAKAVATTLGPKGRNVLIESSFGSPKITKDGVTVARAIALKDKFENLGAKLIQDVASKTNETAGDGTTSATVLARAIFSETVKNVAAGCNPMDLRRGIQAAVDSVVDFLQKNTRDITTSEEVAQVATISANGDHHVGKLIANAMEKVGKEGVITVKEGKTLQDELEVTEGMRFDRGYVSPYFITDTKSAKVEFENPLILLSEKKISAVQDIIPALEASTQLRRPLVIIAEDIDGEALAVCILNKLRGQLQVAAVKAPGFGDNRKSILGDLAILTNGTVFSDDLDIKLEKATPDMLGSTGSITITKEDTILLNGEGSKDSIAQRCEQIRGVIADPTTSEYEKEKLQERLAKLSGGVAVIKVGGSSEVEVGEKKDRFVDALNATRAAVEEGILPGGGTALIKASAQALNDVKAANFDQQLGITIVKNAITRPARTIIENAGLEGSVVVGKLTDEFGSDFNRGFDSAKGEYVDMIQAGILDPLKVVRTGLIDASGVASLLGTTEVAIVEAPEERPAGPPMGGMGGMGGMGGMM, from the exons ATGCAGCGCGCATTAGCTTCTCGTGCCCGCGCCTCGGTTGTGTCCGGCGCTTACAAGTACCGATCTGGAAGCAGCCTTGGTCAGCAAGTTCGATTTGCCCACAAG GAGCTCAAGTTCGGTGTTGAGGCTCGCGCCTCTCTCTTGGCCGGTGCCGACACTCTGGCCAAGGCCGTTGCTACTACTCTGGGACCCAAGGGCCGAAATGTCCTGATTGAGTCCAGCTTCGGCTCTCCCAAGATCACAAAGG ACGGTGTTACTGTCGCCAGGGCCATCGCCCTCAAGGACAAGTTTGAGAACCTCGGTGCCAAGCTGATCCAGGATGTGGCTTCCAAGACCAACGAGACTGCTGGTGACGGTACCACCAGTGCCACCGTCCTGGCTCGTGCCATCTTCTCCGAGACCGTCAAGAACGTCGCCGCCGGCTGCAACCCCATGGACCTGCGCCGAGGTATCCAGGCTGCCGTTGACTCTGTCGTCGACTTTTTGCAGAAGAACACCCGCGACATTACCACCAGCGAGGAGGTTGCCCAGGTCGCCACCATCAGTGCCAACGGCGACCACCACGTCGGCAAGCTGATTGCCAACGCCATGGAGAAGGTTGGCAAGGAGGGTGTCATTACCGTCAAGGAGGGCAAGACCCTGCAGGACGAGCTCGAGGTTACCGAGGGTATGCGATTCGACCGCGGTTACGTCTCCCCCTACTTCATCACCGATACCAAGTCCGCCAAGGTCGAGTTTGAGAACCCTCTGATCCTCCTCTCTGAGAAGAAGATCTCTGCTGTTCAGGACATCATCCCCGCCCTCGAGGCCTCTACCCAGCTCCGCCGTCCCCTGGTCATCATTGCCGAGGACATTGACGGCGAGGCCCTGGCTGTCTGCATTCTGAACAAGCTCCGTGGCCAGCTCCAGGTcgccgccgtcaaggcccCCGGCTTCGGTGACAACCGCAAGTCCATCCTCGGCGATCTTGCCATCCTGACCAACGGTACCGTCTTCAGCGACGACCTTGACATCAAGCTCGAGAAGGCCACCCCCGACATGCTGGGATCTACTGgctccatcaccatcaccaaggAGGACACCATCCTCCTCAACGGTGAGGGCAGCAAGGACTCCATTGCTCAGCGATGCGAGCAGATCCGCGGCGTCATTGCCGACCCCACCACCTCTGAGtacgagaaggagaagctccAGGAGCGTCTGGCCAAGCTGTCTGGCGGTGTTGCCGTCATCAAGGTCGGTGGCTCTTCCGAGGTTGAGgtcggcgagaagaaggaccgATTCGTCGATGCCCTGAACGCCACCCGTGCTGCCGTCGAGGAGGGTATTCTCCCCGGTGGTGGTACTGCCCTGATCAAGGCCTCTGCCCAAGCCCTGAACGATGTCAAGGCTGCCAACTTTGACCAGCAGCTCGGCATCACCATTGTCAAGAACGCCATCACCCGCCCTGCCCGCACCATCATTGAGAACGCCGGCCTCGAGGGCTCTGTCGTCGTTGGCAAGCTCACCGACGAGTTTGGCTCTGACTTCAACCGCGGTTTCGACAGCGCCAAGGGCGAGTACGTTGACATGATCCAGGCCGGTATCCTTGACCCTCTCAAGGTTGTCCGCACTGGTCTCATTGATGCCAGCGGCGTTGCCTCTCTGCTCGGTACCACTGAGgtcgccatcgtcgaggCCCCTGA